In the Ilumatobacteraceae bacterium genome, one interval contains:
- a CDS encoding cation-translocating P-type ATPase, with the protein MDDRPGTARSLEVWAEPAASVAATFETDTAGGLSSESAVERLSAVGPNELDSSAPVPIWRRVARQFVDPLVGLLVAAIGISTLAWAVDGADGVPIEAIVIAAIVVANAAIGAWQEERAVRAVAALRRLAGIHATVIRDGRTQVVSRTELVPGDLLVLAQGDAVGADCRLIETASLVIAEAPLTGESTPVAKSAEPLPADTVLADRTDMAYQGTAVASGRGIGIVVATGMRSELGRVASLIDAADTEPTPLEVQIDWLGKMLGLVVVVLAAIVVATIMLTSEVTSFRDYVDATLVGVSLAVAAVPEGLPAILTIVLALGVQRMAGQRAIVKQLSSVETLGAASVICTDKTGTLTRNEMSVVAVVVPGGRVQLTGVGYVPIGRLVGADGGDVPHQVHDEVVAVLRAGSIANDASLHLAPDGTWEVRGDPTEIALLVAEQKLETTDPRSDPRRVGEIPFDADRKLMSTVNDGEAGEFLDAASRLVMFTKGAPDVLVDRCVAERVAGVVQPLDSQRREEIAAAVDALADEALRPLAVAYRPVDGDEADPTPSESELILLGVVGIADPPRAEALEAIRQAHAGGIRVVMITGDHPRTASSIGGQLGLGDSAGGTGSVVTGVELDAMDDERLSTVVTEVDVYARVDPEHKLRIVRSLQRHGHVTAMTGDGVNDAPALKQADIGVAMGINGTEVSKEAADMILADDDFATILGAVREGREIFSDIRKFLRYLLASNTGEVLVVFLGVVLATQLGLDQGGLAVPLLATQILWINLVTDGALALALGVDPAVEDVMSEPPRAVGARIIDRSMIRSIAVIGTSTAIVGLVALDLRLAGGWLGGSGDIETARTMAFTTVVLAQVVNAFCSRSDSVSFVVGLFTNRLLWLAAAVTVAAQVAVVHVPFLSSAFATEPLSWNEWAVCSLLAVAVLVPAEASKWLVRRGDADRRR; encoded by the coding sequence ATGGACGACCGACCGGGAACCGCCCGCTCGCTCGAAGTCTGGGCGGAGCCTGCCGCGTCGGTCGCGGCGACGTTCGAGACCGACACGGCCGGCGGCTTGTCGAGCGAGTCGGCCGTCGAACGGTTGTCGGCCGTCGGCCCGAACGAACTCGACTCGTCGGCGCCGGTGCCGATCTGGCGGCGTGTCGCGCGCCAGTTCGTCGACCCGCTGGTCGGACTGCTGGTCGCCGCGATCGGCATCTCCACCCTGGCTTGGGCGGTGGACGGCGCGGACGGCGTCCCGATCGAAGCGATCGTCATCGCCGCGATCGTGGTCGCCAACGCTGCGATCGGGGCGTGGCAGGAGGAACGGGCCGTCCGCGCCGTCGCCGCACTGCGTCGTCTCGCCGGCATCCATGCGACGGTCATCCGTGACGGTCGGACGCAGGTGGTGTCGCGGACCGAGTTGGTGCCGGGTGACCTCCTGGTGCTGGCCCAGGGCGATGCGGTCGGCGCTGACTGTCGACTGATCGAGACGGCGTCGTTGGTGATCGCCGAGGCGCCGCTCACCGGTGAGAGCACGCCGGTCGCCAAATCGGCCGAACCGCTGCCTGCCGACACCGTGCTCGCCGACCGCACCGACATGGCCTACCAGGGGACCGCCGTGGCATCGGGCCGTGGGATCGGGATCGTCGTCGCGACGGGCATGCGGTCGGAACTCGGGCGAGTCGCCTCCCTGATCGATGCGGCCGACACCGAACCGACACCACTCGAGGTGCAGATCGACTGGCTCGGCAAGATGCTCGGCCTCGTCGTCGTGGTGCTCGCGGCGATCGTCGTCGCCACGATCATGCTGACCTCCGAGGTCACGTCGTTCCGCGACTACGTCGATGCGACCCTGGTCGGTGTCTCCCTGGCCGTCGCTGCGGTACCCGAGGGCCTCCCGGCGATCCTCACGATCGTGCTGGCCCTCGGCGTGCAACGGATGGCGGGCCAGCGGGCGATCGTCAAGCAGTTGTCCTCGGTGGAGACGCTGGGAGCGGCGTCGGTGATCTGCACCGACAAGACCGGCACGCTCACGCGGAACGAGATGTCGGTCGTCGCCGTGGTCGTGCCCGGCGGTCGGGTGCAGCTGACCGGGGTCGGCTATGTACCGATCGGGCGGCTCGTCGGCGCGGACGGCGGCGACGTCCCACATCAGGTGCACGACGAGGTCGTCGCCGTCCTCCGCGCCGGCAGCATCGCCAACGACGCGTCCCTCCATCTGGCACCGGACGGCACGTGGGAGGTGCGGGGCGACCCGACCGAGATCGCCCTGCTCGTCGCCGAACAGAAGCTGGAGACGACCGATCCACGCAGCGATCCACGCCGTGTCGGCGAGATCCCGTTCGACGCCGACCGCAAGTTGATGTCGACCGTGAACGACGGTGAAGCCGGTGAGTTCCTCGACGCCGCGTCGCGGCTCGTCATGTTCACGAAGGGGGCGCCCGACGTGTTGGTCGACCGGTGTGTCGCCGAACGGGTCGCGGGTGTCGTGCAGCCGCTGGACTCGCAACGACGCGAGGAGATCGCTGCGGCGGTCGATGCGCTCGCCGACGAAGCGTTGCGGCCGCTGGCGGTCGCGTATCGCCCCGTCGACGGCGACGAGGCGGACCCGACGCCATCGGAGTCGGAACTGATCCTGCTCGGGGTCGTCGGGATCGCCGACCCGCCACGGGCCGAGGCGCTCGAGGCGATCCGCCAGGCGCACGCCGGCGGCATCCGCGTCGTGATGATCACGGGCGACCACCCGCGCACGGCGTCGAGCATCGGCGGTCAACTCGGACTCGGCGACAGCGCCGGCGGGACCGGGTCGGTCGTCACCGGGGTCGAACTCGACGCGATGGACGACGAGCGGCTCTCGACGGTCGTCACCGAGGTCGACGTCTACGCCCGGGTCGACCCCGAGCACAAGCTGCGCATCGTCCGCAGCCTGCAGCGCCACGGTCACGTGACGGCGATGACGGGCGACGGCGTGAACGACGCCCCGGCGCTGAAGCAGGCGGACATCGGCGTCGCGATGGGCATCAACGGCACCGAGGTGTCGAAAGAGGCCGCCGACATGATCCTGGCCGACGACGATTTCGCCACGATCCTCGGTGCGGTGCGGGAAGGGCGGGAGATCTTCTCCGACATCCGCAAGTTCCTCCGATACCTGCTCGCATCGAACACCGGTGAGGTGCTCGTGGTCTTCCTCGGCGTGGTGCTCGCGACGCAGCTCGGCCTCGACCAGGGGGGACTCGCCGTCCCACTGCTCGCGACGCAGATCCTGTGGATCAACCTCGTGACCGACGGTGCGCTGGCGCTGGCGCTGGGCGTCGACCCCGCGGTCGAGGACGTGATGTCGGAGCCGCCACGCGCGGTCGGGGCCCGGATCATCGACCGGTCGATGATCCGGTCGATCGCGGTGATCGGTACGTCGACGGCGATCGTCGGGCTGGTGGCGCTCGACCTCCGATTGGCCGGCGGCTGGTTGGGTGGCTCCGGCGACATCGAGACCGCACGAACGATGGCGTTCACCACCGTGGTCCTCGCACAGGTGGTCAACGCGTTCTGCTCGCGCTCCGACAGCGTCAGCTTCGTCGTGGGTCTGTTCACGAACCGTCTGCTCTGGTTGGCGGCGGCGGTGACCGTGGCGGCTCAGGTGGCGGTCGTCCACGTGCCGTTCCTGTCATCGGCGTTCGCGACCGAACCACTGTCCTGGAACGAGTGGGCGGTGTGCTCGCTGCTCGCGGTCGCCGTTCTGGTGCCGGCCGAGGCATCGAAGTGGCTGGTCCGCCGGGGAGACGCCGATCGGCGTCGATGA
- a CDS encoding universal stress protein produces MSERWIVGTDGSDQSLAALRWAVRQSSGRQVRIESVHAESSTVGDRLMRAVRRLWRRGAHEPDGYRADRDVLDVSADGPAGPALVRAASGAALLVTGRHGAGGGWRNALGSVSRYCVTHATTPTVVVPPGVSDVPVGRIVVGFDGSANSRAALAWALHFAGAGVDVSALIAIEIAPWLQEDIVHVRLSDELEAERERLLGLLAAADPDGRARPDVVVRGAKPALARSAESADLVVVGARGTGLLSGMGSVSTWLLEASPCPIAVVPHPAGN; encoded by the coding sequence ATGAGTGAGCGTTGGATCGTCGGAACGGACGGCTCTGACCAGTCGCTGGCTGCGCTCCGGTGGGCCGTCCGACAGTCATCCGGCCGGCAGGTTCGGATCGAGTCGGTCCACGCCGAATCGAGCACCGTCGGCGACCGGCTCATGAGGGCCGTCAGGCGTCTGTGGCGTCGGGGTGCCCACGAGCCCGACGGGTACCGGGCCGACCGCGACGTGCTCGACGTGTCGGCCGACGGCCCGGCAGGTCCCGCTCTCGTCCGGGCGGCATCAGGGGCGGCGCTCCTGGTGACGGGGCGGCACGGAGCCGGGGGCGGATGGCGGAACGCCCTCGGTTCGGTGAGCCGCTACTGCGTCACCCATGCGACGACGCCCACCGTCGTGGTGCCTCCCGGCGTGTCCGACGTTCCGGTCGGCCGGATCGTCGTGGGCTTCGACGGGAGCGCCAACTCCCGTGCCGCGCTCGCGTGGGCGCTGCACTTCGCCGGAGCCGGGGTCGACGTCAGCGCACTGATCGCGATCGAGATCGCACCGTGGCTGCAGGAGGACATCGTGCACGTCAGGTTGAGCGACGAGCTGGAGGCCGAGCGCGAACGACTGCTCGGCCTGCTGGCCGCCGCCGACCCCGACGGACGCGCCCGTCCCGACGTGGTGGTCCGGGGAGCGAAGCCGGCCCTGGCGCGCTCGGCCGAATCGGCCGATCTCGTGGTCGTCGGTGCCCGGGGCACCGGTCTCCTGTCGGGTATGGGATCCGTGAGCACCTGGTTGCTCGAGGCCTCACCGTGCCCGATCGCCGTCGTGCCGCACCCGGCCGGGAACTGA
- a CDS encoding cytochrome P450, which produces MSVTDPVDDWAEDFEIFDDAFVRDPYPVWKDLRDRGCPFARTERRDVTYMPTTFEGVRGVANDVDHWSSFSVTVAPTPTVYDDDGNRLRSVITTDPPDHTPERRLMLPFFSPKSVERYREHTQELCRRLILEFVEDGEADLAEQYARQIPPRIIAAILGIDPEMADEFTTWVQGVLELGLQDDDVREHYAEIIRNFFVGEIKDRMEHPGDDLISFLLGAEIDGRPVGMHVIRGNVGLMLIAGIDTTWSSIGSALWHLATHPEDRRRLVAEPELIPTAVEEFLRAYSPVTMARIATEDTTLGDREVKAGERVMLTFPAANRDPAVFDDPEEVIIDRAVNRHVAFGAGIHRCLGSNLARMEMNVAIEEFLQLIPEFDVVDASKVTWAGGQVRGPRTIPVRFPVRHQL; this is translated from the coding sequence ATGAGTGTGACCGACCCGGTCGACGATTGGGCCGAGGACTTCGAGATCTTCGATGACGCGTTCGTCAGGGATCCGTACCCGGTCTGGAAGGACCTGCGTGACCGGGGCTGCCCGTTCGCGCGCACCGAGCGACGCGACGTCACCTACATGCCGACCACGTTCGAAGGGGTGCGTGGGGTCGCCAATGACGTCGATCACTGGTCGTCGTTCTCGGTGACCGTCGCGCCGACGCCGACCGTCTACGACGACGACGGCAACCGGTTGCGGTCGGTCATCACCACCGACCCACCCGATCACACACCCGAACGTCGCCTCATGCTGCCGTTCTTCTCGCCGAAGTCGGTCGAGCGTTACCGGGAGCACACGCAAGAGCTGTGTCGGCGGCTGATCCTCGAGTTCGTCGAAGACGGCGAGGCCGATCTCGCCGAGCAGTACGCGCGCCAGATCCCGCCGCGGATCATCGCGGCGATCCTCGGCATCGACCCGGAGATGGCCGACGAGTTCACCACCTGGGTGCAGGGTGTGCTCGAACTCGGGTTGCAGGACGACGACGTCCGCGAGCACTACGCCGAGATCATCCGGAACTTCTTCGTCGGTGAGATCAAGGACCGCATGGAGCATCCCGGCGACGACCTCATCTCGTTCCTGCTCGGTGCCGAGATCGACGGGCGCCCGGTCGGGATGCACGTCATACGCGGCAACGTCGGGCTCATGCTGATCGCCGGCATTGACACGACGTGGAGTTCCATCGGCTCGGCCCTCTGGCACCTCGCCACGCACCCCGAGGACCGCCGACGCCTCGTCGCCGAACCCGAACTGATCCCCACCGCGGTCGAGGAGTTCCTCCGGGCCTACTCGCCGGTGACGATGGCGCGCATCGCCACCGAGGACACGACCTTGGGTGATCGTGAGGTCAAAGCCGGGGAGCGGGTGATGCTCACGTTCCCCGCAGCCAACCGTGACCCCGCCGTGTTCGACGATCCCGAGGAGGTCATCATCGACCGGGCCGTGAACCGGCACGTCGCGTTCGGTGCCGGGATCCACCGCTGTCTGGGGTCGAACCTCGCCCGGATGGAGATGAACGTCGCGATCGAGGAGTTCCTGCAACTGATCCCGGAGTTCGACGTCGTCGACGCGTCGAAGGTCACCTGGGCGGGTGGGCAGGTCAGGGGTCCGCGCACCATCCCGGTGCGCTTCCCGGTCCGGCACCAGCTCTGA
- a CDS encoding cation:proton antiporter, with translation MGMLAAGSTEVALAFVEVGAIVFGLSLLARLAGRIGMTAVPLYLVAGLAFGEGGLVQLDVSESFVALMAEIGVLLLLFALGLEYSDTELRDGLRTGWSSGVVDMVLNALPGFAMGLLLGWSPLAAVLLGGATWISSSGVVSKVLSDLGRLGFRETPAVLNLLVIEDLAMAVYLPVVAALIVGGTLLATITSVFVALGVVAVIMVVALTFGPRLSNMLAGGSDESFLLAIFGVILLVAGIAQRLEVSGAIGAFLVGLALSGRAEHRASELIAPLRDLFAAVFFVFFSFQVDPADLTSVIVPAVVLAVVTTFTKFGSGWYAARRLGVSRGGRIRAGATLVARGEFSIVIAALGVTLADGNELGALVACYVLTTALAGPVLAKFADRISAALSTANRSRSERPVTTV, from the coding sequence ATGGGCATGCTGGCCGCGGGCAGTACCGAGGTCGCACTCGCGTTCGTCGAGGTCGGGGCGATCGTGTTCGGACTGTCGTTGCTCGCCCGGCTCGCCGGCCGGATCGGCATGACGGCGGTACCGCTCTACCTGGTCGCCGGTCTCGCGTTCGGCGAGGGTGGACTGGTGCAGCTCGACGTGAGCGAGTCGTTCGTCGCGCTCATGGCGGAGATCGGCGTCCTGCTGCTGCTGTTCGCGCTCGGCCTCGAGTACTCCGACACCGAACTGCGCGACGGCCTCCGGACCGGGTGGTCGTCCGGCGTCGTCGACATGGTCCTCAACGCGCTGCCCGGGTTCGCGATGGGCTTGCTGCTCGGCTGGTCGCCGCTCGCGGCGGTGCTGCTCGGTGGTGCCACCTGGATCTCGTCGTCCGGTGTCGTGTCGAAGGTGCTCAGCGACCTGGGCCGTCTGGGTTTCCGTGAGACACCGGCCGTCCTCAACCTCCTCGTCATCGAAGACCTGGCGATGGCCGTGTACCTGCCGGTCGTCGCGGCGTTGATCGTGGGTGGCACGCTGCTGGCCACGATCACGAGCGTGTTCGTGGCGCTCGGTGTGGTCGCCGTGATCATGGTCGTGGCGCTGACGTTCGGCCCTCGGCTCAGCAACATGCTCGCCGGCGGCAGCGACGAGTCGTTCCTGCTCGCGATCTTCGGCGTGATCCTGCTCGTCGCCGGCATCGCCCAGCGCCTCGAGGTGTCGGGAGCGATCGGGGCGTTCCTCGTCGGACTCGCCCTGTCGGGGCGTGCCGAGCATCGGGCGTCCGAGCTGATCGCCCCGCTCCGCGACCTCTTCGCCGCAGTGTTCTTCGTCTTCTTCTCGTTCCAGGTCGACCCGGCCGACCTCACGTCGGTCATCGTCCCCGCCGTCGTGCTCGCGGTCGTGACGACGTTCACCAAGTTCGGGTCCGGCTGGTATGCGGCCCGACGCCTCGGTGTCAGCCGCGGTGGCCGGATCCGGGCCGGAGCGACCCTCGTCGCCCGAGGCGAGTTCTCGATCGTCATCGCCGCGCTCGGCGTGACGCTCGCCGACGGCAACGAACTCGGAGCGCTCGTGGCCTGCTACGTGCTGACGACGGCGCTGGCCGGGCCGGTGCTCGCCAAGTTCGCCGACCGCATCTCTGCGGCACTTTCCACAGCGAACCGGTCCCGCTCCGAGCGGCCGGTCACGACCGTGTGA
- a CDS encoding cation:proton antiporter regulatory subunit has product MAEVYETKLPGVGVRHDFVTEDGDRVGVIVHRSGRREIVVYDSEDPDACSPMLDLTSSDTRILGELLGSSQVVEAVGAVQHEIDGLAIEWIQLPDTSSAVGATIQDGTYRTRTGASIVAVVRGDTTVPAPTPDYRFDTGDTVVAVGTTDGLALLRGLMTG; this is encoded by the coding sequence ATGGCCGAGGTGTATGAGACCAAACTCCCCGGTGTCGGTGTCCGCCACGACTTCGTCACCGAAGACGGTGATCGGGTCGGGGTGATCGTGCACCGCTCGGGCCGACGCGAGATCGTCGTGTACGACTCCGAGGACCCCGACGCGTGTTCGCCGATGCTCGATCTGACATCGTCCGACACCCGGATCCTCGGCGAACTGCTCGGATCCAGTCAGGTCGTGGAGGCGGTCGGGGCCGTGCAGCACGAGATCGACGGACTCGCGATCGAGTGGATCCAGCTGCCGGACACGTCGTCGGCCGTCGGAGCCACCATCCAGGACGGCACCTACCGGACCAGGACCGGCGCCTCAATCGTGGCGGTCGTCCGCGGCGACACCACCGTCCCGGCACCGACACCCGACTACCGGTTCGACACGGGTGACACCGTCGTGGCCGTCGGGACCACCGATGGCCTCGCCCTGCTGCGCGGCTTGATGACCGGATAG